In Paenibacillus kyungheensis, the following are encoded in one genomic region:
- a CDS encoding peptidoglycan D,D-transpeptidase FtsI family protein encodes MNKSGMDDPSKRELKNQRQFSIRLNVFFFATFIIFSVLIVRLAVLQFVEGPTLKEKEASISSKSTPIPPIRGNIMDASGEKIAYSTSSQSLYFTLEKNYSLAKNKDELYGIVSKLKKVFNQYGNKDETMTADQIIEAMDITYRKNFGYTPRRIKKDLTNEEIAYFLEHKDQFPGIEIVEESVRHYDTDRVAVQTVGYLSSFAGVRNTMDHYKNKARLEDPQEKYLDTEFVGVDGIEYAYQDDLRGKNGLKTTPVNAMNIASGRTELTAPEKGNNVWMTIDKNVQKTTQQAITDQLSFLHSYRSGSSYAPNAQTGYAVAMEVDTGNIVAMASMPDYDSNVWESMTDDKYKDIQHYYANGAIREVYREGHASSMVLMGSVIKPLSVLVGLKEGLFTPYSGYQDIGFAQFGKAGYESKVRNSSNHVYGYLTPSTAIEHSSNAFMVDMVGKKLYTKYGGESINVWDKYMKEFGLGVSTKSGLPYESDGSGEYMNLKAAGSAQAAMAYASFGQQGKYTTLQLAQYVATLANKGTRLKPQLVSKITDSEGNIVQKTKAQVVNQIDFPDSYWSTIKSGMKSKVSGFDGFPYDYARKTGTSQQSVYGHLVDNGVFIAYAPRDNPKLAVAVVIPEGGFGAQSAAPVARKIFDAYDQEYGLDGIPKKVSEAKTTDQATDSSNN; translated from the coding sequence ATGAATAAATCGGGTATGGACGATCCGTCAAAGCGCGAGTTGAAAAACCAACGTCAGTTTTCGATTCGGCTGAATGTGTTTTTCTTTGCGACTTTTATCATTTTTAGTGTCTTAATTGTTCGTCTGGCGGTATTGCAGTTCGTAGAAGGTCCAACGTTGAAAGAAAAAGAAGCAAGTATTTCGAGTAAAAGTACGCCTATTCCACCGATCCGTGGCAATATTATGGATGCATCCGGTGAAAAAATTGCTTATTCTACGTCGTCCCAGTCTTTATATTTTACTTTGGAAAAAAACTATTCTTTAGCAAAAAATAAAGACGAATTATATGGCATTGTGAGTAAGCTCAAAAAGGTATTCAATCAATACGGTAATAAAGATGAAACGATGACCGCAGATCAGATCATCGAAGCGATGGATATTACGTATCGCAAAAACTTCGGTTATACGCCGCGCCGGATCAAAAAAGATTTGACTAATGAAGAGATCGCTTATTTCCTTGAACATAAAGATCAATTCCCGGGAATTGAGATTGTAGAGGAAAGTGTTCGACATTATGATACCGATCGTGTCGCTGTGCAGACCGTCGGTTACTTGTCTTCTTTTGCCGGTGTTCGTAATACGATGGATCATTATAAAAACAAAGCGAGATTAGAAGATCCTCAAGAAAAATATCTCGATACCGAATTTGTCGGTGTAGATGGTATAGAATATGCGTATCAAGATGATCTACGTGGTAAAAATGGTCTCAAAACAACGCCTGTGAATGCGATGAATATTGCAAGTGGTCGTACTGAACTGACTGCCCCTGAAAAAGGCAATAACGTATGGATGACCATTGATAAAAATGTACAAAAAACAACGCAACAAGCGATTACCGATCAATTGTCGTTCCTTCACTCTTATCGCAGTGGTTCCTCTTACGCGCCTAATGCCCAAACAGGATATGCAGTAGCGATGGAAGTGGATACCGGAAATATTGTCGCTATGGCAAGTATGCCTGATTATGATTCCAATGTATGGGAAAGTATGACGGACGACAAATATAAAGATATTCAGCATTACTATGCTAACGGAGCGATTCGTGAAGTGTATCGCGAAGGACATGCTTCTTCAATGGTGTTAATGGGTTCGGTTATTAAGCCGTTAAGTGTTCTGGTAGGATTGAAAGAAGGATTGTTCACACCTTATAGTGGTTATCAAGATATTGGATTTGCTCAGTTTGGTAAAGCAGGATACGAATCCAAAGTACGTAACTCTAGCAATCACGTCTACGGTTATTTGACTCCTTCTACTGCCATCGAACATTCATCGAATGCATTTATGGTCGATATGGTGGGTAAAAAGCTGTATACCAAATACGGTGGCGAATCTATTAATGTATGGGATAAATATATGAAAGAATTTGGTCTGGGCGTATCTACGAAAAGTGGACTTCCTTATGAAAGTGATGGCTCAGGCGAATATATGAATCTTAAAGCTGCTGGTAGTGCGCAAGCAGCAATGGCATATGCTTCATTTGGACAACAAGGGAAGTATACTACACTGCAATTAGCGCAATATGTAGCAACACTAGCGAACAAAGGCACACGTCTTAAACCTCAATTGGTGAGCAAAATTACCGATTCAGAAGGTAATATTGTACAGAAAACAAAAGCACAAGTGGTTAACCAAATCGATTTCCCGGATTCTTACTGGTCGACAATTAAGTCTGGAATGAAGAGTAAAGTATCTGGATTTGATGGTTTCCCTTATGATTATGCTCGTAAAACAGGTACATCGCAGCAATCAGTATATGGTCATTTAGTGGATAACGGTGTATTTATCGCTTATGCTCCACGAGATAATCCGAAGCTGGCAGTTGCTGTTGTAATTCCTGAAGGTGGATTTGGTGCACAAAGTGCGGCTCCAGTAGCTCGCAAAATCTTTGATGCCTATGATCAAGAATACGGATTAGATGGTATTCCGAAAAAAGTATCAGAGGCCAAAACAACCGATCAAGCAACAGATAGTAGTAATAATTAA
- a CDS encoding transglutaminase domain-containing protein, with the protein MTMNELSTFFDSSPVSVLIYVIIVFSIIQGIRHGAVRSAGRLISWAGRTLLTVLALVLAAPFALWASPYVQSWAQSVSSVTPEGQLEWWREMYYSAIYLISEFSLLRFIVLFVLSYVVASIAFSLLTVLLLPEKWSRGSMGGEPKRSSWLNRLAGGGIGLLNGAVRSIMVILILFIVVSLYPSTTVTSYVEGSALYRQSVSTVIKPLTGSFVADTLPVFTSAVEKELTGIFQRKYDVVDRSIPSDIEDAAAAIVAKGTSTESKARLLYEWVGSRVTYDYSKVENYEQRGIWHEQNPEETFATRKGVCIDYARLYAVMARSQGIDVRVVTGLGYNGQGGYGPHAWNQVYLPDSAQWVPLDPTWASAGDWFNPPKFAETHIEQSVL; encoded by the coding sequence ATGACGATGAATGAATTGTCCACGTTTTTCGATAGCAGTCCAGTATCGGTTTTAATATATGTCATTATAGTATTCTCTATTATTCAAGGAATACGTCATGGTGCAGTACGTTCAGCAGGGCGATTGATCTCATGGGCTGGACGTACATTGTTAACCGTGTTAGCACTTGTATTAGCTGCTCCTTTTGCGTTGTGGGCTTCTCCTTATGTGCAGTCCTGGGCGCAAAGCGTATCTTCTGTGACACCGGAAGGTCAATTGGAATGGTGGCGTGAAATGTATTACTCAGCGATTTATTTAATCTCTGAATTTTCGTTGTTACGTTTTATTGTGTTATTTGTTTTGAGTTATGTAGTAGCCAGTATCGCTTTTTCATTGCTAACCGTCTTGCTTTTACCGGAAAAATGGAGCCGCGGCTCTATGGGGGGAGAACCTAAGCGTTCTTCATGGCTGAATCGTTTAGCAGGTGGAGGTATAGGACTGCTTAACGGAGCAGTTCGATCTATTATGGTTATTTTGATTTTATTTATCGTGGTCAGTCTTTATCCAAGTACAACTGTAACTTCATATGTAGAAGGTTCTGCGTTGTATCGGCAAAGTGTATCCACTGTGATTAAGCCGTTAACCGGTTCTTTTGTAGCTGATACATTACCTGTGTTCACCAGTGCAGTGGAGAAAGAGTTAACCGGTATTTTTCAACGCAAATATGATGTCGTTGATCGTAGCATTCCGTCTGATATTGAAGATGCGGCAGCAGCGATTGTAGCCAAAGGAACAAGCACAGAAAGCAAAGCTCGTTTGTTATATGAATGGGTAGGCTCACGGGTGACTTATGATTATAGTAAAGTCGAAAATTATGAGCAACGTGGAATCTGGCATGAACAAAATCCTGAAGAAACATTTGCTACTCGCAAAGGGGTATGTATTGATTATGCTCGGTTGTATGCTGTAATGGCACGTTCTCAAGGAATTGATGTAAGAGTGGTTACAGGTCTTGGTTATAATGGACAAGGTGGTTATGGTCCTCATGCGTGGAATCAAGTGTATTTACCGGATTCAGCACAATGGGTTCCTCTTGATCCAACATGGGCTTCCGCAGGCGATTGGTTTAATCCGCCCAAATTCGCAGAGACTCATATTGAGCAAAGTGTGTTGTAA
- a CDS encoding ATPase: MDWQVWSEFFKQNWLIILVALIILFLVINLVKTVIKWLIVIIIAVALFIYSGISMDQIKDTVSGVTEQTLSALQQEATEVMKKEAADAKFEKNQDGTYTIRTTNLEVLGTPGKNTVSVTFRGVSLGEWDVKGTMKSFIEEAKSNAGTSGNPS; encoded by the coding sequence ATGGATTGGCAAGTGTGGAGCGAGTTTTTCAAACAAAATTGGCTAATCATTCTGGTTGCCTTAATTATACTATTTCTAGTGATTAATCTGGTCAAAACGGTAATCAAATGGTTGATCGTGATTATTATTGCTGTTGCTTTGTTCATATATAGTGGGATTTCTATGGATCAAATTAAAGATACAGTATCCGGTGTAACCGAGCAGACCCTTTCAGCCTTACAGCAAGAAGCAACAGAAGTGATGAAAAAAGAAGCTGCTGATGCCAAATTTGAAAAAAATCAAGATGGTACGTATACGATTCGCACCACCAATCTTGAAGTATTAGGAACGCCAGGCAAAAACACAGTAAGTGTTACTTTCCGCGGGGTGTCTTTGGGTGAATGGGATGTGAAGGGAACGATGAAATCTTTCATAGAAGAAGCCAAATCGAACGCTGGCACATCAGGTAACCCTTCTTAA
- a CDS encoding toprim domain-containing protein → MHIIVEGKNDRSRLRRLLKEEVHIECTFGTLNALKLEKLRKQIGHDEVYLFMDNDPAGKKIRGVLRDTFPDAIHMYTRRGYAGVEGTPDEYLVAQLEKAGLEEYIIYPIIY, encoded by the coding sequence ATGCATATTATTGTGGAAGGCAAAAATGATCGCAGTCGCTTACGCCGCTTATTAAAGGAAGAAGTACACATAGAATGTACATTTGGAACACTCAATGCTTTGAAATTAGAAAAGCTACGCAAACAAATCGGACATGATGAAGTGTATTTATTTATGGACAATGATCCTGCTGGCAAAAAAATTCGTGGTGTATTGCGCGATACGTTTCCCGATGCTATTCATATGTACACAAGACGTGGTTATGCTGGTGTTGAAGGCACCCCTGATGAATATCTTGTCGCTCAATTAGAAAAAGCAGGCTTGGAAGAGTATATTATTTACCCAATCATATATTAA
- the cyoE gene encoding heme o synthase, whose protein sequence is MDKQISYQTSSDSTTSSTEPSPSDQPVTWRDFVTLAKPGILRSNLIATFGGFWLASGWNVDYIHLLWTLLGTMLVMASSCVFNNYFDRELDTKMIRTQDRVLATRRISPYIVLWYAIILGILGLTVLTLFSGLLAAAFGVLGMFVYVIIYTLWLKRSSTWSTSLGGISGAMPPVIGYVAVTNHVDLGAWLLFAMLFLWQPPHFWALGIRRVEEYRAAGYPLLPVVKGIQRTKYQMLPYIALLIPIPILMYMYNYTGIIFMIVSLVLSVLWFGMAVAGFRKQDNDKWAKTAFIFSINYLTISFIMMIIDTVHKG, encoded by the coding sequence GTGGATAAACAAATCAGTTATCAGACTTCTTCGGATTCCACAACATCCTCTACCGAACCTTCGCCTTCAGATCAACCGGTGACTTGGAGAGATTTTGTGACGCTTGCCAAGCCAGGGATTTTGAGATCGAATCTGATTGCGACCTTCGGTGGATTTTGGCTCGCTTCTGGTTGGAATGTAGATTACATCCATTTGTTATGGACATTGCTAGGTACGATGTTGGTGATGGCCTCTTCATGTGTGTTTAACAATTATTTTGATCGTGAGCTGGATACCAAAATGATACGCACACAAGATCGTGTATTAGCAACACGTCGTATCTCACCTTATATTGTACTCTGGTATGCCATCATATTAGGTATACTCGGATTGACGGTACTGACATTATTTTCAGGTCTGCTTGCAGCGGCATTTGGTGTGCTTGGGATGTTTGTTTATGTGATCATCTATACACTGTGGTTAAAACGCTCATCTACATGGAGTACATCACTTGGCGGGATATCAGGAGCGATGCCACCGGTTATTGGATATGTAGCAGTTACCAATCATGTGGATCTAGGCGCGTGGTTATTATTTGCTATGCTATTCCTATGGCAACCACCACACTTCTGGGCACTCGGCATTCGTCGAGTAGAAGAATATCGAGCAGCAGGTTACCCTCTTTTGCCAGTCGTTAAAGGAATCCAACGCACAAAGTATCAAATGCTTCCGTATATTGCTTTGTTAATTCCTATTCCTATTTTGATGTATATGTACAACTATACAGGTATTATTTTTATGATCGTATCGCTGGTGTTGTCTGTATTGTGGTTCGGGATGGCAGTAGCCGGATTTAGAAAACAAGACAATGACAAGTGGGCGAAAACGGCGTTTATTTTTTCGATTAACTATCTGACGATTAGTTTTATTATGATGATTATCGATACCGTTCATAAAGGATAA
- a CDS encoding metal-dependent hydrolase codes for MDTATHFAMGFGLAGLAYVDPVVASDPRLAIAVMVATIVGSQAPDFDTILRFKDNATYIRNHRGMSHSLPFMALWILLIGVGTSMLIHPAGIWHVLLWTAIAVMVHVFTDLFNTYGTQAVRPFSDKWISWNIINIFDPFIFSTHILALLLWITGLVAPAPLFITLYVVIALYYVWRTVTHFVLTKKVEELDIENGRSPEPDGHYVLIPTISLRRWHVVHAKKDGSYRMGWYSPDRLIWADYIESMDHPAIEASRKHRDIRALLYFSSYTVSEVEETSTGYIVRWADVRYRHRRQYPFVGVVVMDHNYNAIDSYVGWLSPDKMNDRLGLHVG; via the coding sequence ATGGATACTGCCACCCATTTTGCTATGGGATTTGGACTTGCTGGACTTGCTTATGTGGATCCTGTGGTCGCTTCTGATCCAAGATTGGCTATTGCTGTAATGGTAGCTACGATTGTAGGTTCACAAGCACCGGATTTTGATACGATTTTGAGATTTAAAGATAATGCAACCTATATACGCAATCACAGAGGAATGTCACACTCTCTTCCTTTTATGGCGTTATGGATATTGTTGATTGGTGTAGGTACATCGATGTTGATTCATCCAGCCGGCATATGGCATGTGCTGTTATGGACAGCTATTGCTGTGATGGTGCATGTGTTTACCGATCTATTTAATACGTATGGGACACAAGCGGTCAGACCGTTTAGCGATAAGTGGATATCATGGAATATTATTAACATTTTTGATCCGTTTATCTTCAGTACTCATATTCTTGCTTTATTATTGTGGATTACAGGTCTAGTCGCACCTGCTCCATTATTTATTACCCTTTATGTAGTGATTGCACTCTATTATGTATGGCGTACTGTAACTCATTTTGTTCTGACGAAAAAAGTAGAAGAACTGGATATCGAAAATGGTCGTTCTCCTGAACCTGATGGACATTATGTATTGATTCCAACGATCTCACTGCGTCGCTGGCATGTGGTTCATGCTAAAAAAGATGGTAGTTATCGAATGGGATGGTACAGTCCAGATCGGTTAATCTGGGCAGACTATATTGAATCTATGGATCACCCGGCGATTGAAGCTTCTCGCAAACATCGCGATATTCGTGCATTGCTTTATTTTTCATCGTACACGGTCTCAGAAGTAGAAGAGACATCTACCGGTTATATTGTTCGTTGGGCAGATGTTCGTTATCGCCATCGTCGTCAATATCCTTTCGTAGGTGTAGTGGTGATGGATCACAATTACAATGCGATTGATTCTTATGTAGGTTGGTTAAGCCCTGACAAAATGAATGATCGCTTAGGTCTACATGTAGGCTAA
- a CDS encoding ABC transporter substrate-binding protein, which produces MKNSLVTSVFIAIMILLSACAQPAASTTSSSASESSSSMVKEENGVIVHDAKAKIASMSIHITNNLLALGIQPAGSVIGGDVKDFLPHVADRLKGTTKLGVVTDPDMEALLALQPDVIYIDKEYSGKDIAKFEQIAPTIVIDMDQGTWQDQLKEISTHVGLEKEADTFIAQYDIKAAQVSTLIHTKLGADAKVMAIRMTPKELRVMSTTRPLGPIMFEDLKLKMANGLDQLSKDEPYEVISKEVLPDFDADAIFVIISKGNDAQTNFDELEKNPLWLNLKAVKNKHVYVLDGQKWLDYSSLGQQMALEDAEQLFSK; this is translated from the coding sequence ATCAAAAATAGTTTAGTAACCAGTGTCTTTATAGCCATTATGATCTTGTTATCAGCGTGTGCACAACCAGCGGCTTCCACCACGTCTTCATCTGCTTCTGAATCTTCTTCCAGTATGGTCAAAGAAGAAAATGGGGTTATCGTACATGATGCCAAAGCCAAAATTGCTTCTATGTCGATCCATATTACAAATAATTTGCTGGCATTGGGTATCCAACCGGCTGGTTCTGTTATCGGTGGCGATGTTAAAGACTTTTTACCACATGTAGCAGATCGTCTCAAAGGAACAACCAAATTAGGAGTTGTGACTGATCCTGATATGGAAGCATTGCTTGCTCTGCAACCAGATGTTATCTATATCGATAAAGAATATTCCGGTAAAGATATTGCCAAATTTGAGCAAATTGCACCTACGATTGTGATCGATATGGATCAAGGAACATGGCAAGATCAGCTTAAAGAAATATCAACACATGTAGGGCTTGAAAAAGAAGCCGATACATTTATTGCACAATACGATATCAAAGCAGCGCAAGTCAGCACATTGATTCATACCAAATTAGGAGCAGACGCTAAAGTGATGGCGATTCGAATGACACCTAAAGAATTACGTGTGATGAGTACAACGCGTCCGCTAGGGCCGATTATGTTTGAAGATTTGAAGCTGAAGATGGCAAATGGATTAGATCAACTTTCAAAAGACGAGCCATATGAAGTCATTTCCAAAGAAGTGTTGCCTGATTTTGATGCAGATGCGATCTTCGTTATTATTAGCAAAGGAAATGATGCACAAACGAATTTTGACGAATTGGAAAAAAATCCGTTATGGCTAAACCTTAAAGCTGTTAAAAATAAACACGTATATGTATTGGATGGACAAAAGTGGCTTGATTATTCTTCTTTAGGACAACAAATGGCTTTGGAAGATGCAGAGCAATTATTTAGCAAATAA
- a CDS encoding FecCD family ABC transporter permease, producing the protein MDIQQLQDRKQRRALWMMIVMVVVAMMIVLISLNTGSIRLSPLRVMWTWLGQGSKIENLIMFQYRLPRIVITILAGMGLGVAGAVLQGVSRNSLADPGILGINAGAGFGLIIFVSFFRTMEGSIALLIPLFTFGGGVLIACIIFMLSYDRQRGLLPIRLILVGIAVAAGISAITLLLSLKLDPDTYAFAATWLAGSVWGRDWIHVWSLLPWIIILVPWVYLLSRTLDMFVLGDEITTSLGNSTTKSRLVLLLLAVGLACASVSMVGSIGFIGLIAPHIARQLVGARHQYMIPVAAMIGMIIMLSADTIGRSIFQPNFVPAGVVVALIGGPYFIYILFKKTV; encoded by the coding sequence ATGGATATTCAACAGTTGCAGGATCGCAAACAACGTCGGGCACTCTGGATGATGATCGTTATGGTCGTTGTAGCTATGATGATCGTATTGATTAGTCTTAATACAGGCTCGATCCGATTATCGCCACTACGTGTGATGTGGACATGGTTAGGGCAAGGTTCTAAGATTGAAAATCTTATTATGTTTCAGTATCGCCTACCTCGCATAGTAATTACTATTTTAGCAGGAATGGGTCTGGGGGTTGCCGGAGCTGTTCTACAAGGGGTATCTCGTAATTCACTTGCTGATCCGGGTATATTAGGAATTAATGCTGGAGCAGGATTTGGATTGATCATTTTTGTTTCCTTTTTTCGAACGATGGAAGGTTCTATCGCCTTGCTGATTCCTTTATTTACCTTTGGCGGCGGTGTATTGATTGCTTGTATCATCTTTATGTTATCGTATGACAGACAGCGGGGATTGCTTCCTATTCGCTTGATTCTTGTAGGAATCGCTGTAGCAGCAGGGATCAGTGCAATTACTTTGTTGCTGTCTTTGAAATTAGATCCAGATACATATGCTTTTGCAGCAACATGGTTAGCTGGAAGTGTATGGGGGCGAGATTGGATTCATGTATGGTCTTTACTTCCATGGATCATCATTCTGGTTCCCTGGGTATATCTACTTTCTAGAACGCTAGATATGTTTGTACTGGGAGATGAGATTACGACAAGTCTAGGTAATTCCACTACGAAAAGCCGATTGGTGTTGCTATTATTAGCTGTCGGATTAGCTTGTGCTAGTGTGTCTATGGTGGGTTCGATTGGATTTATCGGCTTAATTGCTCCGCATATTGCAAGACAATTAGTAGGCGCTCGCCATCAATATATGATACCTGTAGCCGCGATGATCGGAATGATTATTATGCTAAGTGCTGATACGATCGGACGCTCCATTTTCCAACCGAATTTTGTACCGGCAGGCGTAGTTGTAGCATTAATTGGTGGACCTTATTTTATTTACATTTTATTTAAGAAAACAGTCTAA
- a CDS encoding FecCD family ABC transporter permease: protein MNRIKSIQVSGLFLVALIILVLSIFMAVSYGAKSLPIATVWDAVFHYDSTVTAHQIVYDIRLPRVLGAVFTGMAFAVAGALMQGVTRNPMADTGILGVNAGAAFVVALCFAFLPQLAYSYLMLLSFVGAALTTLLIVVLASFTPGGLNSLKLTVAGAVIAAMLHSLSTGIALYFGLSQDLAFWYAGGVSGVTWEHLHLLIPIVVVIIIWIITMGRSISFLALGDETAVNLGIRTKSVKVLAMIAAVILAGASVAVAGSISFVGLVIPHITRRWIGVDYRVVIPFSALLGAILLVWADFASRMVSPPQEFAIGAMVALVGVPFFLYLARKEGRGL, encoded by the coding sequence ATGAATAGAATAAAAAGTATACAAGTGAGTGGCTTGTTTCTAGTTGCACTGATTATTTTGGTGCTATCGATATTTATGGCTGTTTCTTATGGAGCCAAATCATTACCGATCGCGACTGTCTGGGATGCTGTATTTCATTACGATTCTACGGTGACGGCACATCAAATTGTATATGATATTCGATTACCACGTGTGTTGGGGGCTGTTTTTACAGGTATGGCATTTGCTGTTGCCGGTGCTTTGATGCAAGGGGTAACCCGTAATCCTATGGCAGACACAGGGATACTTGGTGTGAATGCTGGAGCGGCTTTTGTCGTAGCATTATGTTTTGCCTTTTTACCTCAATTAGCTTATTCGTATCTGATGTTGTTATCGTTTGTAGGCGCAGCACTCACTACCTTACTCATTGTAGTGTTAGCATCATTTACTCCAGGTGGTCTAAATTCTTTGAAATTAACGGTTGCCGGGGCTGTGATTGCAGCGATGTTGCATTCATTAAGTACAGGGATTGCACTTTATTTTGGCTTGAGTCAAGATCTGGCTTTCTGGTATGCAGGTGGTGTATCAGGTGTGACATGGGAACATCTTCATCTATTGATTCCTATTGTGGTCGTGATTATCATCTGGATTATTACTATGGGACGTTCGATCAGTTTCCTAGCTTTAGGTGATGAGACGGCTGTGAATCTAGGCATTCGTACAAAATCGGTAAAAGTATTGGCAATGATAGCAGCGGTAATATTAGCTGGTGCTTCTGTAGCAGTTGCAGGTTCAATCAGTTTTGTAGGATTGGTCATTCCTCATATTACTAGACGCTGGATCGGTGTTGATTACCGGGTAGTGATTCCGTTCTCCGCATTGTTAGGCGCTATTTTATTAGTATGGGCTGACTTTGCTTCACGAATGGTTAGTCCACCGCAAGAGTTTGCGATTGGTGCTATGGTCGCGCTAGTTGGGGTGCCATTCTTTCTTTATTTAGCACGTAAAGAAGGAAGGGGATTATAA
- the trpS gene encoding tryptophan--tRNA ligase, whose amino-acid sequence MKTVLSGIQPSGLLTIGNYIGAMKNFVALQEDYNSYFMVVDLHAITVAQEPAALREASESVAALYLAAGLDPVKANIFLQSHVPQHAELGWIMTTLAAMGELERMTQFKDKSEGKDSVGAGLFVYPALMAADILLYNADLVPVGDDQKQHLELTRDLAGRFNHRFGDYFTVPEPFIPKVGARIMSLDDGTKKMSKSNPNVGSFIALLDPPDVIRKKLSRATTDSGREVMYDPQNKPEISNLMSIYSQFSGLSLDEITAKYEGQMYGGFKKELAEVVVAGLEPLQQRYRDIRESGEVHQVLRQGAENAQAVAEKTLIAVKERMGFLPAQR is encoded by the coding sequence ATGAAAACGGTATTATCAGGTATTCAACCAAGTGGTTTGTTAACTATTGGTAACTATATCGGTGCAATGAAAAACTTTGTCGCACTACAAGAAGACTATAATAGTTACTTTATGGTAGTAGATCTGCACGCGATTACAGTCGCTCAAGAACCAGCAGCATTACGCGAAGCTTCAGAATCAGTAGCAGCATTATACTTAGCAGCAGGGCTTGATCCGGTAAAAGCAAATATTTTCTTACAATCACATGTTCCTCAACACGCAGAACTGGGATGGATTATGACCACACTTGCAGCGATGGGCGAGTTGGAACGGATGACTCAGTTCAAAGATAAATCCGAAGGTAAAGATTCGGTAGGTGCAGGATTATTTGTATACCCAGCATTAATGGCAGCAGATATTTTGTTATACAATGCCGATCTGGTTCCTGTAGGTGACGATCAGAAACAACATTTGGAATTAACACGCGATCTAGCAGGACGATTTAATCATCGTTTTGGAGACTATTTTACAGTGCCAGAACCGTTTATTCCAAAAGTAGGCGCACGTATTATGTCACTGGATGATGGTACGAAAAAAATGAGTAAAAGTAATCCAAATGTAGGTAGCTTTATCGCATTACTTGATCCACCTGATGTGATTCGCAAAAAGTTAAGTCGCGCTACTACAGATTCAGGACGAGAAGTGATGTATGATCCGCAGAACAAGCCGGAGATCAGTAATTTGATGAGTATTTATTCTCAATTTTCAGGACTTAGTTTGGATGAAATAACAGCTAAATATGAAGGACAAATGTACGGTGGATTTAAAAAAGAATTAGCAGAGGTGGTCGTTGCAGGTCTAGAACCATTGCAACAACGTTATCGCGATATTCGTGAATCTGGAGAAGTTCATCAAGTTCTCCGCCAGGGTGCTGAAAATGCACAAGCCGTAGCGGAGAAAACATTGATAGCTGTAAAAGAACGGATGGGCTTTTTACCTGCTCAACGTTAA